The Vigna unguiculata cultivar IT97K-499-35 chromosome 1, ASM411807v1, whole genome shotgun sequence nucleotide sequence AAACTTCTGGTACATACAAATACATTGGTGATAGCAGTCAATTTAGGAAGTGACTGCTTCACAATTTTTGGATGGaaagaaaatttagaaattgaaatgcaaatgATTGTTTTGGATGTGTACGAGTCAGATTGTTTTTTAAAAGCATAAGAATGATTTCACATGATTGTTttagataaaagttaaaaaaatttcgtTCACGATTTtccattatattatttattttacaggTTGCAATTAAATCCATTTACTCACTAACTAAGCCCAGCCATGCATAAATCCGTCATTTcacccaaaaattaaaaaatttgaagtatAAGATCATTTATCATTGGATGGCTTATGGACCAACATATATCGTAATGTGTAGTGTAATGCTTGAAGGGGCAAGCCTAGGTTGAGGTTTCAGAATTTAGGGAGAACTCCTCAAATTAATGTATCAGAGACTATTagcaattatattttattatttcatatttaacagATTATAATAAAGTCTATAATGTAAATATCCTGAATGATAGCGATCTGATTATACACCTGAATAATAGGGATTTGATTACATtaagtgttattattatatttccaAAATCAGTTTTCTaatcatgtatatatattttacgtactcttagtaataaaattattcaattctaCCCTAATATTTGAGAGAGGAGAGGCTATTCAAAATTCTAACTCTTGGTTGTCATGCTTGACAAATAAAGAATCTAACTCCTTTTTGATAATCAAAATATGATTTCAATTTCTATACCGAAGCTCGTTTTTAagtgaagaaaattaaaagaaaataaaactacagATTTTGTGCAAAAAAAGgattttggtaaaataatcaaaCAAGTGAAAGGaggaaggaaaaataataaaaacagtGACAGAAAGTTGTGGATAAGGCGAAGAAGCACAAGGTAAAGATTGGTGAGAATTTGAGGGGAAACAAGGTGTCATATTAGGGAAGGGAAATAGATAAATTGGTACTAATATTTGTCACCGATTTAGgaaaatatttctatataaTGGAATAAGAGAAATCCAAGAGAAATATcaaattttgtaaggttgagttaggcttaaagttcaatttttaacatGGTATTAGAGTTATAAATTAGAGCCTATACTAGCAAAGTTTGTTGTCTGTTAGATCTATTATTCCATCTCTTATCGGGTTGCTATCAGACTACCCATTAATGTATAGTCACATGGTCAACATGCATATGCCTTGGTGTGAGAGGATTGTGTTGGAAGTCCTACGTTGATTAAAGATAAAGTCAATTCATTGTATATAAGTAGGTGCAAACTTCACTTTACAAACtggttttgtgaggttgaattatacttaaaattcatttcttaatatggtatcagagtcatgaATTAGAGTATATCCTagcaaaatttgttgtttgttaggTTATTGTTCAACTTGCTATTGGATCATccattaatgtctagtctcaCATTTGAGATGTATGTCTCGATGTAAGGGAATGCGTTGGAACTCTCACAACTactagagataaggcaatttatagtatataagtaagTGCAAACCTCACATTTCAAGtcaattttgtaaggttgagttagacttaaagttcactttttaaTCATGTCAACCGAAAAATCTGTCTTAAACATGTGGAAGTTGGTACTTCTTTTAGAAGTAACTATGAATTTCTGTGTTTTCTGtcatgtatagtttttttttttttttttttttttatttcatggtTCTGTCTTTCTGCCATCTACACCATGTCACTACATGTATTCTGTGCATGGAGAGACTTTTCTTTGCCATTTGTTTTACTGTctctttagtttcttttttcttttttaagaaaaaatatctatgaatgtatacaagaaaaatatgtaTTGATCTATTCCATTTTCATATATTCGCAAACCAGTTGTATTCTGCTAATCCGTTACTTTGTTCTCTTGTAGGTATTGTATGGCTGGAACGATAGGTCATAAATTAATGTCAGATAAGCGGGCCAAAGTTGATCTGGACGCTAATACAAGAATCGATGTGCGATGCCAGGTAAATATTATCCCCTACCCAATTACAGGGAGATATATCTaactattcattatttttacgaACGTCAGTTCATAGAACTTCACATGGCATGAGTAGGAACAGAGTTAGCTGCATGTACAAGTTGATAAATCGGCACCGTGGTGAAAATAACATGATTAGCAAACTTAAATTAGGAAAATAAACATCTTAACTTTCACAGAGTATTACATCATTAGTCTACTTTCCTGAGCTTGGTGTTTGAGGTGATGAGTATGCTTCTGTCATGcctttttcatattaatataCAACTGAAACcatatttcttctttcacttCTTTGTTCTATAATAGCAGATTCTGTCCTCTTGAGTTGATATTGGTACACTGGGTATAAACCCGATTTTAACTAATCTGTGTGTCGCTGTCACCTATCGATGTTCCTCCAATTATCTTgagatttttgttttgaagacTTGTGTGCTATAGAAATAAGACCAAGACGACATTATAATACtgcttatatttaaattaatgtcTTTCTAGTCTTGAATTGCTTGAATATCCAAAAACAAGTATTGTACAAATCAGCACTGAAGGTAATTGCGTCAATTGATTTGGTTTCTGGTATAACTTTGACTCGACTTAAATTGGCAGGTTCATCAATTAGCTTTTAGTCCTCACACTGATTCTAAAGGGATAATGGATCTTGTAAATTTTCTCGCCCCCAAGCATGTTATACTAGTGCATGGGGAGAAGCATAAGATGGCTTCCCTTAAAGAAAAGATTCATTCTGAATTTGGGATTCAATGTTATGATCCTGCAAACAACGAAACCATATGCATTCTTTCAACTCACTATGTAAATGCAGAAGCCTCACACTCTTTCATCAGAAGCTGCTTGAGTCCGAACTTCACATTTCAGAAATGCAGTTCGGTGGACATATGTAACTCTTCTACGATAGACAAAAGCTTAATGCCTATGCTCCAAGTCGAAGATGAAAGGGTATCAGAGGGAGTTTTTGTTGTGGAGAAGGGTAAAAAGGCAAAGATTGTACACAAGGACGAACTTTTGCTTATGTTGGAGGAACCGAAGCACGAACAATGAGAGGGACGTTCTGACATATTGGTGACTCAATGGATCTTAGTCTTGGTTCTTATATTCAGAACTTCATTGCGACTTATCTTGAAATTCTCAATTTCTTGAAGAGCATCTGCAAATAATCGTGGCAGTAATGTCCCTACAGGATTAAGGAAAACTCCCAACATCAAAGCAGTGTATTTCTGCTGCTTTTAGTCAGCAGTGAATGAGAAAATTGCAAGGAAACAAAT carries:
- the LOC114164547 gene encoding cleavage and polyadenylation specificity factor subunit 3-II-like, encoding MAGTIGHKLMSDKRAKVDLDANTRIDVRCQVHQLAFSPHTDSKGIMDLVNFLAPKHVILVHGEKHKMASLKEKIHSEFGIQCYDPANNETICILSTHYVNAEASHSFIRSCLSPNFTFQKCSSVDICNSSTIDKSLMPMLQVEDERVSEGVFVVEKGKKAKIVHKDELLLMLEEPKHEQ